Proteins from a single region of Streptomyces sp. HUAS 15-9:
- the nuoN gene encoding NADH-quinone oxidoreductase subunit NuoN, translated as MSAAAVHSLWTTAAEPIAKIETPKIEYGQLSPTLIVVGAAVVGVLIEAFVPRKSRYYAQVFVSVVALCAAFAAVVALAADGYGTTKAHIAAMGAIAVDGPSLFLQGTILLTALVALFTFAERRLDPAAHGNRVDSFAAQAASVPGSDSEKAAVKAGFTTTEVFPLLLFAVSGMLVFPSANDLLTLFVALEVFSLPLYLMCALARRKRLMSQEAAVKYFLLGAFASAFTLFGIALLYGYAGSVSYATISQVVDGTITNVDPALANTMGNDALLLIGTGLVVMGLLFKVGAVPFHMWTPDVYQGAPTPVTGFMAAATKVAAFGALLRLLYVVLPGLRWDWRPVMWAVAVLTMLGGAIVAITQTDIKRLLAYSSIAHAGFILAGVIATSKNGVSSVLFYLAAYSFVTIGAFAVVTLVRDAGGEATHLSKWAGLGRRSPLVAAVFAVFLLAFAGIPLTSGFAGKFAVFKAAAEGGAAPLVVIGVISSAIAAFFYIRVIVLMFFSEPRPEGPTVAVPSPLTMAAIGMGVAVTLVLGVAPQYFLNLASQASVFVR; from the coding sequence GTGAGCGCAGCAGCCGTCCACAGCCTGTGGACAACCGCGGCCGAACCGATCGCGAAGATCGAGACGCCGAAGATCGAATACGGTCAATTGTCGCCCACCCTGATCGTCGTCGGCGCGGCCGTCGTCGGGGTGCTCATCGAGGCGTTCGTACCGCGCAAGTCCCGGTACTACGCCCAGGTGTTCGTGTCCGTCGTCGCGCTGTGCGCCGCCTTCGCGGCGGTCGTCGCGCTCGCGGCCGACGGATACGGCACGACCAAGGCGCACATCGCCGCCATGGGGGCGATCGCGGTCGACGGGCCGTCCCTGTTCCTGCAGGGCACGATCCTGCTGACCGCTCTGGTGGCGCTGTTCACCTTCGCAGAACGGCGCCTGGACCCGGCGGCGCACGGCAACCGGGTCGACTCGTTCGCGGCGCAGGCCGCGTCCGTGCCGGGCAGCGACAGCGAGAAGGCGGCGGTCAAGGCGGGCTTCACCACCACAGAGGTCTTCCCGCTCCTCCTCTTCGCCGTCTCCGGCATGCTGGTGTTCCCCTCGGCCAACGACCTGCTGACGCTGTTCGTGGCCCTGGAGGTCTTCTCCCTCCCGCTGTACCTGATGTGCGCGCTGGCCCGCCGCAAGCGGCTGATGTCGCAGGAGGCCGCGGTCAAGTACTTCCTGCTCGGCGCGTTCGCCTCGGCGTTCACGCTGTTCGGCATCGCGCTGCTGTACGGCTACGCGGGCTCGGTGTCGTACGCGACGATCTCGCAGGTCGTGGACGGCACCATCACTAATGTCGACCCGGCGCTCGCCAACACCATGGGCAACGACGCGCTGCTGCTGATCGGTACCGGCCTGGTGGTGATGGGCCTGCTGTTCAAGGTGGGCGCGGTGCCGTTCCACATGTGGACGCCCGACGTCTACCAGGGCGCCCCGACCCCCGTGACCGGCTTCATGGCGGCGGCGACGAAGGTCGCGGCGTTCGGCGCGCTGCTGCGGCTGCTGTACGTCGTCCTGCCCGGTCTGCGCTGGGACTGGCGGCCGGTCATGTGGGCCGTCGCCGTCCTGACCATGCTGGGCGGTGCGATCGTCGCGATCACCCAGACCGACATCAAGCGGCTGCTGGCCTACTCGTCGATCGCGCACGCGGGATTCATCCTCGCGGGTGTCATCGCGACCTCGAAGAACGGCGTCTCGTCCGTCCTCTTCTACCTGGCCGCGTACTCCTTCGTGACGATCGGCGCGTTCGCGGTGGTCACCCTGGTGCGCGACGCGGGCGGCGAGGCGACGCACCTGTCGAAGTGGGCCGGTCTCGGCCGGCGCTCGCCACTGGTCGCGGCCGTGTTCGCGGTGTTCCTGCTGGCCTTCGCCGGTATCCCGCTGACCTCGGGCTTCGCCGGTAAGTTCGCGGTGTTCAAGGCGGCGGCGGAGGGCGGGGCCGCGCCGCTCGTCGTGATCGGTGTGATCTCCTCGGCGATCGCGGCGTTCTTCTACATCCGCGTGATCGTGCTGATGTTCTTCAGCGAGCCGAGGCCGGAGGGGCCGACGGTCGCCGTGCCGTCGCCGCTCACCATGGCGGCGATCGGCATGGGCGTGGCGGTGACCCTGGTCCTCGGTGTGGCACCGCAGTACTTCCTGAACCTGGCGAGCCAGGCGAGCGTGTTCGTGCGCTGA
- the recQ gene encoding DNA helicase RecQ, whose amino-acid sequence MGGTGGISEMPGATDSEALATLHRVFGYEAFRGEQKEVIEHVVSGGDAVVLMPTGGGKSLCYQIPALVRPGTGVVVSPLIALMQDQVDALRALGVNAGFINSTQDFDERRVVEAEFLAGELDLLYLAPERLRLDSTLDLLSRGKVAVFAIDEAHCVSQWGHDFRPDYLALSVLGERWPDVPRIALTATATRTTHEEITQRLGMPTARHFVASFDRPNIQYRIVPKADPKKQLLAFLRQEHTGDAGIVYCLSRNSVEKTAEYLSRNGVEAVPYHAGLDAGTRAAHQSRFLREDGLVVVATIAFGMGIDKPDVRFVAHLDLPKSIEGYYQETGRAGRDGLPSTAWMAYGLNDVIQQRKLIQSGEGDEAFRRRAAAHLDSMLALCETAGCRRGQLLAYFGQDPEPAGCGNCDTCLTPPETWDGTIAAQKVLSTVVRLQRERGQKFGAVQIVDILLGKRTGKVIQFDHDQLSVFGIGEDLAEGEWRGVVRQLLAQGLLAVEGEYGTLVLTETSGAVLRREREVPLRKEPKKPAAARTTSSSSGRGERKPKAAVAELPDELLPAFEALRAWRAEQAREQGVPAYVIFHDATLREIVSRRPGSVAELGTVNGVGEKKLATYGEGVLGVLASMDGPAEATAASPAATAPATAHAPDEDWPEMDMEPEREDWI is encoded by the coding sequence ATGGGTGGGACGGGCGGGATCAGCGAGATGCCAGGGGCGACCGACAGCGAGGCGCTGGCCACACTCCACCGGGTCTTCGGGTACGAGGCCTTCCGCGGTGAGCAGAAAGAGGTCATCGAGCATGTGGTGTCCGGTGGCGACGCCGTCGTCCTCATGCCGACCGGCGGCGGAAAGTCGCTGTGCTATCAGATCCCCGCCCTGGTCAGACCCGGTACGGGCGTCGTGGTCTCCCCGCTGATCGCGCTGATGCAGGACCAGGTCGACGCGCTGCGGGCGCTCGGTGTGAACGCCGGGTTCATCAACTCCACCCAGGACTTCGACGAGCGGCGCGTGGTCGAGGCGGAGTTCCTGGCGGGCGAGCTGGACCTGCTGTACCTGGCGCCCGAGCGGCTGCGCCTGGACTCCACCCTGGACCTGCTGTCCCGGGGCAAGGTCGCGGTGTTCGCGATCGACGAGGCGCACTGCGTCTCCCAGTGGGGCCACGACTTCCGCCCCGACTACCTGGCCCTGTCCGTCCTGGGCGAGCGCTGGCCGGACGTCCCGCGGATCGCGCTCACGGCGACGGCCACCCGGACGACGCACGAGGAGATCACACAGCGCCTGGGTATGCCGACGGCCCGCCACTTCGTGGCGAGCTTCGACCGGCCCAACATCCAGTACCGCATCGTGCCCAAGGCCGACCCCAAGAAGCAGCTGCTCGCCTTCCTGCGGCAGGAGCACACGGGCGACGCGGGCATCGTGTACTGCCTCTCGCGGAACTCGGTGGAGAAGACCGCCGAGTATCTGAGCCGCAACGGCGTGGAGGCGGTGCCCTACCACGCCGGCCTGGACGCGGGTACACGCGCGGCGCACCAGTCCCGGTTCCTGCGCGAGGACGGCCTGGTCGTGGTGGCGACCATCGCCTTCGGCATGGGCATCGACAAGCCGGACGTACGGTTCGTCGCCCACCTCGACCTGCCCAAGTCGATCGAGGGCTACTACCAGGAGACGGGCCGCGCCGGCCGTGACGGACTGCCCTCCACGGCCTGGATGGCCTACGGCCTCAACGATGTCATACAGCAGCGCAAGCTGATCCAGTCCGGCGAGGGCGACGAGGCCTTCCGCCGCCGGGCGGCCGCCCACCTCGACTCGATGCTCGCGCTCTGCGAGACGGCCGGCTGCCGTCGCGGCCAGCTGCTTGCCTACTTCGGCCAGGACCCCGAACCCGCGGGCTGCGGCAACTGCGACACCTGCCTGACCCCTCCGGAGACCTGGGACGGCACGATCGCCGCGCAGAAGGTGCTGTCGACGGTGGTCAGACTGCAGCGGGAGCGGGGACAGAAGTTCGGCGCCGTGCAGATCGTGGACATCCTGCTCGGGAAGCGCACCGGCAAGGTGATCCAGTTCGACCACGACCAGCTGTCCGTCTTCGGCATCGGCGAGGACCTGGCCGAGGGCGAATGGCGGGGCGTCGTCCGGCAGTTGCTGGCACAGGGGCTGCTCGCGGTCGAGGGGGAGTACGGCACGCTGGTCCTCACCGAGACGAGCGGGGCGGTGCTGCGGCGGGAGCGGGAGGTGCCGCTGCGCAAGGAGCCCAAGAAGCCGGCCGCCGCGCGCACCACGTCGTCCTCGTCCGGCCGGGGTGAGCGCAAGCCCAAGGCCGCCGTGGCCGAGCTGCCCGACGAGCTGCTGCCCGCCTTCGAGGCGCTGCGTGCCTGGCGCGCCGAACAGGCCCGTGAGCAGGGCGTTCCGGCGTACGTCATCTTCCACGACGCCACGCTCCGGGAGATCGTCAGCCGTCGGCCCGGCTCGGTGGCCGAGCTGGGCACGGTCAATGGTGTCGGGGAGAAGAAGCTGGCGACGTACGGGGAGGGCGTGCTCGGGGTGCTGGCCTCCATGGACGGCCCGGCCGAAGCCACCGCCGCATCCCCGGCCGCCACCGCACCGGCGACCGCCCACGCCCCGGACGAGGACTGGCCCGAGATGGACATGGAGCCGGAGCGCGAGGACTGGATCTAG
- a CDS encoding M56 family metallopeptidase — protein sequence MTVCLLLLSVVALMAAVPAPRALTRAVWPEREPVVGLWVWQCLVATVLLCCLAALMLGTTAVFHTVRDRVFAPAPPAVTAAYDLSVAPVWAVALTVLLACGAAWTTAMLARELADARRRRGLARAHLRERAPDLPAGLPPARGPMLVLEDEYPDAWWMPGHPPQLVVTTGALQRLTDHQLDAVLTHERGHARAHHDWLLHLSTALATGFPRVPLFAHFCDQTHRLVELAADDTASRRCGHLTTALALIELNQHRGVLSCASSHRLLGERVDRLLKPPPRLLRSQRALTTTVATLVPLLPLLITFAPGLTALS from the coding sequence ATGACCGTCTGTCTGCTCCTGCTGAGTGTCGTCGCCCTGATGGCGGCCGTACCGGCGCCGCGCGCACTGACCCGGGCCGTGTGGCCCGAGCGGGAACCGGTGGTCGGGCTGTGGGTGTGGCAGTGCCTGGTCGCCACCGTGCTGCTGTGCTGCCTGGCCGCGCTGATGCTGGGGACCACGGCCGTCTTCCACACCGTGCGCGACCGGGTCTTCGCACCCGCGCCGCCCGCCGTCACCGCCGCGTACGACCTCTCGGTCGCCCCGGTCTGGGCCGTCGCGCTCACCGTGCTGCTGGCCTGCGGCGCCGCGTGGACGACGGCGATGCTCGCCCGTGAACTCGCCGACGCCCGCAGGCGGCGCGGACTGGCCCGGGCACACCTGCGCGAACGCGCCCCCGACCTGCCCGCGGGGCTGCCGCCCGCGCGCGGGCCCATGCTGGTGCTCGAGGACGAGTACCCGGACGCCTGGTGGATGCCCGGGCACCCGCCCCAACTGGTCGTCACCACCGGGGCCCTGCAACGGCTCACCGACCATCAGCTGGACGCCGTCCTGACCCATGAGCGCGGTCATGCCCGCGCCCATCACGACTGGCTGCTGCACCTCTCCACCGCGCTGGCCACCGGCTTCCCGCGCGTCCCGCTCTTCGCCCACTTCTGCGACCAGACCCACCGCCTGGTCGAACTGGCCGCCGACGACACGGCGTCCCGCCGCTGCGGCCACCTCACCACGGCCCTGGCCCTGATCGAGCTGAACCAGCACCGCGGCGTCCTGTCCTGCGCCTCCAGCCACCGCCTGTTGGGCGAGCGCGTCGACCGCCTCCTGAAGCCCCCACCGCGGCTGCTGCGCAGCCAGCGGGCGCTCACGACGACGGTGGCCACGCTGGTCCCGCTCCTCCCGTTGCTGATCACGTTCGCTCCGGGTCTCACGGCGCTGTCCTGA